One genomic window of Campylobacter fetus subsp. fetus includes the following:
- a CDS encoding UvrD-helicase domain-containing protein: protein MDNLLDSLNKSQKEAASHIDGAMLILAGAGSGKTKTITTRLAYLISVVGIDPLNTLTLTFTNKAASTMKHRALSMLNSNISSSPLLCTFHKFGLLFLKFYINELGRKNSFVIIDTDDKKKIIKEFESSVAASVISNEISKYKNLLLSVEDVISSSKLNAENQFMKTNYEKIAKAYKLYEEYLAANNLVDFDDLLALTYKILLNNNDLANEISNRYKYIMVDEYQDTNDLQYKLLRKLCECHENLVVVGDDDQSIYGWRGAKIENILNFKDQFNNVKLIKLEENYRSTPSILKAANELIDHNRSRLGKQLFSTKKDEYPIQIIENGDENIEARVIAGQIQKLLGSGVKADEIAILYRVNALSRSLEDGLNKARIPYKMVGGVKFYERMEIKDIISYLRLILNPNDDFSLNRIINRPKRGLGKVSLAKLEKFAYENKTSIYNAIYMIDDDTIGKKLRVVLLDFANELKELSSLAPNNLLANLEKSFGIKEYYKNLPDGVDRVANIDEFYALIKDQIQNDESFALEEFLNELALESEQDRISDDAISIMSVHASKGLEFEHLFVIGLEEGFFPLIGDGSDIEEERRLAYVAITRAKSGLNLSFSNSRFYKGQRARLNKSRFLSETGLCEGSLKLETSNEFKKGDLIKHKIFGIGRVMEITKIKSEFKLKINFAGNIKEIMSSFVEKVV from the coding sequence ATGGATAATCTACTAGACTCTTTAAACAAAAGCCAAAAAGAAGCAGCCTCACATATCGATGGCGCTATGTTAATATTAGCAGGAGCTGGAAGCGGCAAAACTAAGACTATTACAACTAGACTAGCTTACTTAATCAGCGTAGTTGGCATAGACCCGTTAAATACATTAACACTAACATTTACAAATAAAGCAGCAAGCACTATGAAACACCGCGCCTTGTCTATGTTAAACTCAAATATCAGCTCATCTCCGCTTCTTTGTACTTTTCATAAATTCGGTCTTTTGTTTTTAAAATTTTATATAAATGAGCTAGGTAGAAAAAATAGCTTTGTCATTATAGATACGGATGACAAAAAAAAGATTATAAAAGAGTTTGAAAGTAGTGTTGCCGCCTCAGTTATATCAAACGAAATTTCAAAATACAAAAATCTGCTTTTAAGCGTAGAAGATGTTATAAGTAGCTCAAAACTAAACGCAGAAAATCAGTTTATGAAAACAAATTACGAAAAAATAGCAAAAGCATACAAACTATATGAAGAGTATTTAGCCGCAAACAATCTTGTGGATTTTGACGATCTTTTAGCTCTTACATATAAAATTTTACTAAATAATAACGACCTTGCAAATGAGATTTCAAATAGATATAAATATATAATGGTAGATGAGTATCAAGACACAAACGACCTTCAGTATAAACTACTAAGAAAATTATGCGAGTGTCATGAAAATCTAGTAGTAGTAGGCGATGATGATCAAAGCATATATGGCTGGCGCGGTGCAAAAATAGAAAATATTTTAAATTTCAAAGATCAATTTAATAACGTGAAATTAATCAAACTTGAAGAAAACTACCGCTCTACTCCGTCCATCTTAAAAGCTGCAAATGAGCTTATAGATCATAATCGCTCAAGGTTGGGAAAGCAGCTATTTAGTACTAAAAAAGACGAATATCCGATTCAAATCATAGAAAACGGCGATGAAAATATAGAAGCAAGAGTTATAGCGGGTCAAATTCAAAAATTATTAGGATCTGGTGTTAAAGCAGATGAAATAGCAATATTGTATAGAGTAAATGCTTTGTCTCGTAGCCTTGAAGATGGTTTAAATAAAGCTAGAATTCCATATAAAATGGTGGGCGGAGTTAAATTCTATGAGAGAATGGAGATAAAAGATATAATTAGCTATTTAAGACTTATATTAAATCCAAACGATGATTTTTCTTTAAACCGCATAATAAACCGACCAAAAAGAGGTCTTGGGAAAGTAAGCCTTGCAAAGCTTGAAAAATTTGCTTATGAAAATAAAACGTCTATTTATAACGCTATATATATGATAGATGATGATACGATAGGAAAAAAATTGAGAGTCGTTTTATTGGATTTTGCAAATGAGTTAAAAGAGTTAAGCTCATTAGCTCCAAACAATCTGCTAGCAAATTTAGAAAAAAGTTTTGGTATAAAAGAGTATTATAAAAATTTACCCGACGGGGTAGATAGAGTAGCAAATATAGACGAGTTTTATGCGCTTATAAAAGATCAAATACAAAATGATGAGAGTTTTGCTTTAGAAGAGTTTTTGAATGAGCTAGCTTTAGAAAGTGAGCAAGATAGAATAAGCGATGATGCGATATCTATTATGAGCGTGCATGCGAGCAAAGGACTTGAGTTTGAACATCTTTTTGTTATAGGGCTTGAAGAGGGATTTTTTCCACTTATTGGCGATGGAAGCGATATAGAAGAAGAGAGAAGGCTTGCTTATGTAGCTATAACTAGAGCAAAAAGCGGATTAAATCTTTCATTTTCAAACTCAAGATTTTACAAAGGTCAAAGAGCAAGACTAAATAAATCGAGATTCTTAAGTGAAACAGGACTTTGTGAAGGTTCGCTTAAACTTGAAACTAGTAATGAGTTCAAAAAAGGCGATCTCATCAAACATAAAATTTTTGGTATCGGCAGAGTTATGGAGATAACAAAAATAAAATCTGAATTTAAATTAAAAATCAACTTCGCAGGAAATATAAAAGAGATAATGTCGAGTTTCGTGGAAAAAGTCGTATGA
- the sstT gene encoding serine/threonine transporter SstT, with the protein MGMFTKLTKSYTDGNLIIQILIGITIGGILGFIAHKSSVEAAIVVNAASMLGNLFVGALKAVAPILVFILVASSIIIKEFGQANGLKNIIILYLVGTFLASLSAVVVSFIFPTTLVLQNTSNALASAPQSIIVVLKDLVFKMVDNPVHAISSGNYIGILTWAIGTGIALRHSSIETKKIFKDISEGITRIVKFIIKLAPFGIFGLVATSVAEAGFEAIGGYAKLLLVLVGTMLFVAFVVNAAIVYFVTKQNPYPLIMTCIKESAVTAFFTRSSAANIPVNMSLCKKLNLDEKLYSISIPLGATINMAGAAVTIAVLSLSAVNTLNIQVGFLDALLLSIIAAIGACGASGVAGGSLMLIPLACSLFGISNDIAMQVVAVGFIIGVVQDSIETALNSSTDVLFTAIASQKS; encoded by the coding sequence ATGGGAATGTTCACAAAACTAACCAAAAGTTATACAGATGGAAATTTAATAATTCAAATATTGATAGGAATAACAATTGGAGGAATTTTAGGATTTATAGCTCACAAAAGTAGTGTAGAAGCCGCGATAGTGGTAAATGCAGCATCTATGTTAGGCAATTTATTTGTAGGAGCTTTAAAAGCCGTAGCGCCTATTTTGGTATTTATACTTGTTGCTTCGTCGATAATAATAAAAGAATTTGGGCAAGCAAATGGGCTTAAAAATATTATTATTTTATATCTTGTTGGCACGTTTTTAGCTTCTCTCTCAGCAGTCGTGGTTAGTTTTATATTTCCAACAACTCTAGTTTTGCAAAACACTAGCAACGCCTTAGCATCAGCACCCCAAAGCATAATAGTAGTTTTAAAAGATCTAGTATTTAAGATGGTAGATAATCCAGTTCACGCTATATCTAGCGGAAATTATATAGGGATACTTACATGGGCAATCGGTACTGGTATAGCTCTTAGACACTCTTCTATAGAGACTAAAAAGATATTTAAAGATATAAGTGAAGGCATAACAAGAATAGTTAAATTTATAATAAAATTAGCACCGTTTGGTATATTTGGACTTGTTGCTACAAGCGTTGCAGAAGCAGGATTTGAAGCTATAGGCGGATATGCAAAACTACTTTTAGTCTTAGTAGGAACTATGCTTTTTGTAGCATTTGTAGTAAATGCGGCTATAGTATATTTTGTAACAAAACAAAATCCATATCCACTCATAATGACTTGCATAAAAGAGAGTGCAGTTACTGCATTTTTTACTAGAAGCAGCGCGGCAAATATACCTGTAAATATGAGCCTTTGTAAAAAGCTAAATTTAGATGAAAAACTCTACTCTATATCGATTCCTTTGGGCGCAACTATAAATATGGCGGGAGCTGCCGTGACCATAGCTGTTTTATCGCTAAGCGCAGTAAATACGCTAAATATCCAAGTAGGCTTTCTAGACGCGCTTCTTCTTAGCATAATCGCTGCTATAGGAGCGTGCGGAGCTAGCGGAGTTGCTGGGGGATCGCTTATGCTTATTCCGCTTGCTTGTTCTTTGTTTGGCATAAGCAACGACATAGCTATGCAAGTAGTAGCAGTCGGCTTTATAATAGGAGTCGTTCAAGACTCTATCGAAACTGCATTAAATAGTTCAACAGACGTGCTATTTACAGCTATTGCATCTCAAAAATCATAA
- a CDS encoding LysR family transcriptional regulator, translating to MVSDFNKIYTFMAIVKERSFSKASKVLGISQPAVTLQIKKLEEILQATLIMRKKNGIILTKEGEKFYKLCLKFEGSMFRFKEEANHIKDEKTPIVVATNALIGETILPIMLDQICEVVDSELDVKITDHSNLLSYLLDRRCDFCMMQERIYNDQLIFKKLLEYEIVLVSNLKTDSHIGVNDLSKHKFIKDKTKTFLSSYFDQFGIKYDEFDTIYNLDGSVATRCAMLHNKTREYYAFLPKFMIENDLENEELFLVNIDGIKIIRQLFIAGLSDSEDMLDRLGKINFNVIS from the coding sequence ATGGTTAGTGATTTTAATAAAATCTATACTTTTATGGCTATAGTTAAAGAAAGAAGTTTTTCTAAAGCTTCCAAGGTGCTAGGTATATCCCAACCGGCCGTCACGCTTCAGATCAAAAAGCTAGAAGAGATACTTCAAGCAACTTTGATCATGAGAAAAAAGAATGGAATAATACTTACAAAAGAAGGTGAAAAATTCTACAAACTCTGTTTAAAGTTTGAAGGTTCTATGTTTAGGTTTAAAGAAGAAGCTAACCATATAAAGGACGAGAAAACGCCTATTGTAGTTGCTACAAACGCACTTATAGGTGAAACAATCTTGCCTATAATGTTAGATCAGATATGCGAAGTTGTAGATAGCGAACTAGACGTTAAGATAACAGATCATAGTAATCTACTATCTTATCTACTAGATAGAAGATGTGATTTTTGTATGATGCAAGAGAGAATTTATAATGATCAACTCATTTTTAAGAAACTTTTGGAGTACGAGATAGTTTTGGTTTCAAATTTAAAAACAGATTCACATATCGGCGTAAATGATCTTAGTAAGCATAAATTTATAAAAGATAAGACAAAAACGTTTCTAAGCTCGTATTTTGATCAATTTGGTATAAAATATGATGAGTTTGACACTATTTATAATCTAGATGGATCTGTAGCTACAAGGTGTGCCATGCTTCATAATAAAACAAGAGAGTATTATGCTTTTTTGCCTAAATTTATGATAGAAAATGATTTAGAAAACGAAGAGTTGTTTTTAGTAAATATAGACGGCATTAAGATTATCAGACAGCTATTTATAGCTGGATTAAGCGACAGCGAAGATATGCTCGATAGATTAGGAAAAATAAATTTTAACGTTATTTCTTAA
- a CDS encoding M3 family oligoendopeptidase, whose amino-acid sequence MMQWDLTLFFKNSDELDKFSKNLEKKAKNFNQKYSKNLEQLNDSEFLASIQEYENILAGINKIMSYAYLKFAKDTTNGSFLAKYEEICTKIEENLLFFTIEFNEISKEQQDSFIAYSRPYSYYLSLIAKQKSHQLSFLEERVLLRTANTGANAFSRLFDESMARLKFDFRGLVLSEEEILSKMLDSDRSVRKDAALSLSKTLEQNKHILTYIYNMIKTDLKNECELRNYELAESSRHESNQIEKQSVDALIKATESSFDLVSKFYHKKRELLGYEKLYDYDRYAPLNNESEFNYEEAKEIILKAFNSFNPLFAKLAKRAFDENWCDVYPAKNKQSGAFSHSASSDTHPFVLLNYTNKRRDLFTVAHELGHAIHQFLSYKVGFLNSNTPLTTAETASVFCEMLVFEYVKNRTSDTKLSGLLAGKIEDIFSTLYRQINFTTFERRVHAFEGEISNENLNDIWYEESKKMFGDSLVLNDYYKIWWSYIPHFIHSPFYCYAYSYAQLLVLALFGLYKSGKCENFVEIYTEFLSLGGSRSPKDMVAMFGFDINKEEFWQIGLDEVRNLVNEFISI is encoded by the coding sequence ATTATGCAATGGGATTTAACTCTATTTTTCAAAAATAGTGATGAGCTTGATAAGTTCAGCAAAAATTTAGAGAAAAAAGCAAAGAACTTTAATCAAAAATATAGTAAAAATTTAGAACAATTGAACGATAGCGAGTTCCTAGCCTCTATACAAGAATATGAGAATATTTTAGCTGGTATAAATAAGATTATGAGCTATGCTTATTTGAAATTTGCTAAAGATACTACAAACGGCTCTTTTTTAGCAAAATATGAAGAAATTTGTACAAAAATAGAAGAAAATTTGCTATTTTTTACTATTGAGTTCAACGAGATATCAAAAGAGCAGCAAGACAGTTTTATAGCTTATTCAAGACCTTATAGTTACTATCTTAGTCTTATAGCAAAGCAGAAATCGCATCAATTAAGTTTTCTTGAAGAAAGGGTTCTTTTAAGAACAGCAAATACCGGAGCAAATGCATTTTCAAGGCTTTTTGATGAAAGTATGGCAAGGCTTAAGTTTGATTTTAGAGGTTTAGTCTTAAGCGAAGAAGAAATTCTATCGAAAATGCTAGACAGCGATAGAAGCGTAAGAAAAGACGCGGCCTTATCTCTTAGCAAAACTCTTGAGCAAAATAAACACATTCTAACATATATTTATAATATGATAAAAACAGATCTAAAAAACGAGTGTGAGCTAAGAAATTATGAACTTGCAGAATCAAGCAGACACGAGAGCAATCAAATAGAAAAGCAAAGCGTAGATGCTCTCATAAAAGCAACTGAATCTAGCTTTGATCTTGTTTCTAAATTTTATCATAAAAAAAGAGAGCTTCTAGGATACGAGAAGCTTTATGATTATGATAGGTATGCGCCTCTTAACAATGAGAGCGAATTTAACTATGAAGAGGCAAAAGAGATAATTTTAAAAGCTTTTAACTCTTTTAATCCACTTTTCGCAAAACTTGCAAAAAGAGCTTTTGATGAAAACTGGTGTGACGTATATCCGGCTAAAAATAAACAAAGCGGCGCTTTTTCGCATTCAGCCTCAAGCGACACTCATCCATTTGTACTACTAAATTATACAAACAAAAGACGCGATCTTTTTACCGTAGCTCATGAGTTAGGGCACGCAATACATCAGTTTTTAAGCTACAAAGTTGGATTTTTGAACTCAAACACTCCTCTTACTACAGCCGAAACTGCTTCCGTATTTTGTGAAATGCTAGTGTTTGAATATGTAAAAAACAGAACCAGCGATACAAAACTATCTGGATTGTTGGCAGGTAAAATAGAAGATATTTTTTCTACTTTATATCGTCAAATAAATTTTACCACATTCGAAAGACGAGTTCATGCTTTTGAAGGTGAAATTTCTAATGAAAATTTAAATGATATTTGGTATGAAGAGTCTAAAAAAATGTTTGGCGATAGTCTGGTTTTAAACGATTATTATAAAATTTGGTGGAGTTATATACCTCATTTTATACATTCTCCGTTTTATTGTTATGCATACAGCTATGCTCAGTTGCTTGTGCTTGCTCTATTTGGACTATATAAAAGCGGAAAATGTGAAAACTTTGTAGAAATTTATACTGAGTTTTTGAGCCTTGGCGGAAGCAGAAGTCCAAAAGATATGGTAGCAATGTTTGGATTTGATATAAATAAAGAGGAATTCTGGCAAATAGGACTTGATGAAGTTAGGAATTTAGTAAATGAGTTTATATCTATTTAG